Proteins from a single region of Leuconostoc gasicomitatum LMG 18811:
- a CDS encoding NAD(P)/FAD-dependent oxidoreductase — MMELYDIAIIGGGPVGMFAAFYAGLRDTKAVLVESLPTLGGQVTALYPEKVILDVAGFVGIKGSELIDSLYQQLQLFPVEIKTNTTVTNVQKQNELFTITTDNGTSFQAKTVIFTTGKGSFEPRKIQVDGADSLVGQGVHYFVTNKQDFMHHDVAIAGGGDSAVDMATMLNDVTASTRIIHRRDTFRAMEQSVNALNSSTVIKETPKKIVAINKQKNGKLAVTLAPVKDPYDETVISVDDLIINYGFISKNQTVASWDIKPVQDNQVFAVNQQLQTSIDGVFAIGDASHYIGKADLIAVGLGEAPTAINAAVNLFDSKRGGPGHSSSMIIKNGHLS, encoded by the coding sequence ATTATGGAATTATATGATATAGCCATTATTGGTGGCGGACCGGTAGGCATGTTTGCTGCCTTTTATGCTGGTCTACGTGATACAAAAGCTGTGTTAGTGGAAAGTTTGCCCACATTAGGTGGTCAAGTGACTGCCTTGTATCCTGAAAAGGTAATCCTAGATGTTGCAGGATTTGTGGGTATTAAGGGTTCAGAATTAATTGATTCATTATATCAACAATTGCAGTTATTTCCAGTCGAGATTAAAACGAATACAACTGTGACTAACGTGCAAAAACAAAATGAGTTATTCACAATTACGACGGACAATGGTACGTCTTTTCAAGCTAAAACGGTGATTTTTACAACTGGGAAAGGATCTTTTGAACCACGCAAAATACAAGTAGATGGTGCTGATTCACTTGTCGGTCAGGGGGTTCATTATTTTGTGACCAACAAGCAAGACTTTATGCATCATGATGTTGCTATAGCTGGTGGTGGTGATTCGGCTGTTGATATGGCCACGATGTTGAACGACGTGACAGCATCAACTCGAATTATTCATCGACGGGACACGTTTAGAGCGATGGAGCAAAGCGTTAACGCATTAAATAGCAGTACAGTTATTAAGGAAACACCAAAAAAAATTGTGGCAATTAATAAACAAAAGAATGGTAAATTGGCTGTTACTTTGGCGCCGGTTAAGGATCCGTATGATGAAACTGTCATTTCTGTTGATGATTTAATTATTAATTATGGTTTCATATCAAAGAACCAAACCGTTGCGTCTTGGGACATTAAACCAGTACAAGATAATCAGGTTTTTGCAGTCAATCAGCAACTGCAAACGAGTATTGATGGTGTATTTGCAATTGGGGATGCGAGTCACTACATTGGGAAAGCAGATTTAATAGCAGTTGGCTTAGGAGAAGCACCAACTGCTATTAATGCCGCAGTTAATTTATTTGATTCTAAACGTGGTGGCCCAGGTCATTCTAGTTCTATGATTATAAAAAATGGTCATCTAAGCTAA
- a CDS encoding glutamate-5-semialdehyde dehydrogenase, with protein sequence MVLSVQEMGQRAKNVTNQVAMLSLEKRNALLQEMAQALLNQQKDIIIANQKDLSEHEQTLSGPMQKRLKLNAAAIQEIANSLRAVAELPDPLAGPYDEWRTHVDLKIIKKIVPLGVVAMVFEARPNVTVDAAALTLKSGNAVILRGGKEASHSNAILAKILRQVLTNNQLNPDIIQLITDTSHESVNTLLHMRAFIDVLIPRGSAKFIDFVVANATVPVIETGAGNTHIFVDASADQEEAIRIIHNAKTQKPSVCNSAEKLLIHESIAVEFLPKIGAKLMASHVELRGDEASRQIESRILPAEDLDWDTEYNDLIMSIKIVADTDAAIDWINTHTTHHSETIISETTENVVKFMNDVDAAVVYQNASSRFTDGFEFGFGAEIGISTQKLHARGPMGLPALTTIKYEVFGDGQIRS encoded by the coding sequence ATGGTATTAAGTGTACAAGAAATGGGTCAACGCGCAAAAAACGTCACGAATCAAGTGGCAATGCTATCACTTGAAAAGCGTAATGCACTATTGCAAGAAATGGCACAGGCATTATTGAACCAACAAAAAGATATTATAATAGCTAATCAAAAGGATTTGTCAGAACATGAACAAACGTTGAGTGGTCCAATGCAAAAACGTTTAAAATTGAATGCAGCTGCCATTCAAGAAATTGCAAACTCCTTGCGGGCGGTAGCTGAACTGCCTGATCCACTAGCTGGACCTTATGATGAGTGGCGTACGCATGTAGATTTGAAAATTATTAAAAAAATTGTACCACTTGGTGTTGTAGCAATGGTATTTGAAGCGCGTCCAAATGTGACAGTTGATGCGGCAGCACTGACATTAAAATCAGGTAATGCGGTTATTTTACGTGGTGGCAAAGAAGCAAGTCATAGTAATGCCATTTTGGCAAAAATTTTACGACAAGTTTTAACTAATAATCAGCTCAATCCTGATATTATTCAACTGATAACGGATACTTCCCATGAATCAGTTAATACGTTGTTGCACATGAGAGCGTTTATTGATGTTTTGATTCCACGTGGTTCAGCTAAATTTATTGATTTTGTTGTGGCTAACGCGACAGTACCAGTGATTGAAACTGGTGCAGGAAATACACATATTTTTGTTGATGCATCTGCTGATCAAGAGGAAGCTATCCGTATTATTCATAATGCGAAGACGCAAAAACCTTCAGTATGTAACTCAGCTGAAAAACTACTGATCCATGAAAGTATTGCTGTAGAATTTTTACCCAAAATTGGAGCAAAATTAATGGCTTCTCATGTTGAACTGCGTGGTGATGAGGCCAGTCGTCAAATTGAATCACGTATTTTACCAGCTGAAGATCTGGATTGGGATACAGAATATAATGATCTCATCATGAGTATCAAAATAGTTGCAGATACTGACGCGGCAATTGATTGGATTAATACGCATACCACACATCATTCTGAGACAATTATTAGTGAGACAACTGAAAATGTTGTTAAATTTATGAATGACGTTGATGCGGCGGTTGTATATCAAAATGCATCTAGTCGTTTTACAGATGGTTTTGAATTTGGATTTGGGGCTGAAATTGGTATTTCAACACAAAAATTACATGCACGTGGACCAATGGGATTACCAGCGTTGACTACCATTAAGTATGAAGTTTTTGGTGACGGTCAAATCAGATCATGA
- a CDS encoding alpha/beta hydrolase: MHNLVKWVICVIIIIAMILLVAGMYFFHVAQVRDPKANQPDVLRTKTNPLYQYEHKFLARDKQTWHETTKDGLKLDAWYVAADKKTNKTAILAHGWHNNKTTMAIYGELFHDLGYNVLIPDNRAHGDSQGNIIGYGWLDRRDYSQWLNQIIETNGKNSDIIMYGMSMGAATVLSVSGESDLPSQVKAIIADSSYTSLLEETKHEAGNMYNLPWFPLVNITSGISKVRAGYFYGEASPLKQVAKSSRPTFFIHGSADTFVPTKMVYSLYHALNAPKQLWIGAGSEHVQTFHDHPIEYRYKIQSFLNQYDK; encoded by the coding sequence ATGCACAACTTAGTCAAATGGGTGATTTGCGTTATTATAATCATTGCTATGATTTTACTTGTGGCAGGCATGTATTTTTTTCATGTTGCTCAAGTACGTGATCCAAAAGCCAATCAACCAGACGTCTTGCGCACAAAAACTAATCCGCTCTACCAATATGAGCATAAATTTTTAGCACGAGACAAACAAACATGGCATGAAACAACCAAAGATGGGTTAAAGTTAGACGCATGGTATGTGGCCGCAGACAAAAAAACAAATAAAACGGCCATTTTGGCACATGGTTGGCATAATAATAAAACAACTATGGCTATTTATGGTGAACTTTTTCATGATCTTGGCTATAATGTTCTCATCCCAGATAATCGTGCACATGGTGATTCACAAGGAAACATCATCGGTTATGGTTGGCTTGATCGACGTGATTATAGTCAATGGTTAAACCAAATTATTGAGACTAATGGCAAAAATTCAGATATTATCATGTATGGTATGAGCATGGGTGCTGCGACTGTCTTATCAGTTTCGGGGGAATCAGATTTGCCGTCACAAGTTAAGGCAATTATTGCTGACTCGTCATATACAAGTCTATTAGAAGAAACAAAACATGAAGCGGGTAATATGTATAATTTACCTTGGTTCCCACTTGTTAATATTACTTCAGGCATTTCAAAAGTCCGTGCAGGCTATTTTTATGGGGAAGCAAGTCCGTTAAAACAAGTGGCTAAAAGTTCGCGACCAACATTTTTTATACATGGTAGTGCGGATACTTTCGTGCCGACTAAAATGGTCTATTCTTTATATCATGCCCTAAACGCACCAAAACAGTTATGGATTGGTGCGGGATCAGAACATGTGCAAACTTTCCACGATCACCCCATTGAATACCGTTATAAAATCCAATCTTTTTTGAACCAATATGATAAATAA
- a CDS encoding LacI family DNA-binding transcriptional regulator yields the protein MTTIREIAQKAGVSAGTVSRILNEDNTLSVAVTTRQRVVQIADELAYNAEKLQTNRKWTKSIAVVTTLSAEQEQVDEYYRKIWRGIYEASEKKGVKVSHIFRLQNLSEPLDVSKFAAVIFVGAIEKYAIHELYLKNPNLVLIDDRLVHVDGVDAVTTDLKEKVFELLNAFWTSGYRDIAFVGGKRESMDLSGHYVSVDDDTRYAAYKSWMQSKHLVPRAVLAGWQTADAVTATNELLNSKEKIDSILVASDPLAVGVLKVLSENEHHIAVASFNDVEIGKYLTPSLTTVHIPAEEIGQTALVQAVERSTNTRNWPTWLVIPSYIVYRETFVK from the coding sequence ATGACGACTATTAGAGAAATTGCCCAAAAAGCTGGTGTTTCAGCGGGCACAGTTTCCCGCATATTGAATGAGGATAATACACTATCTGTAGCAGTTACCACTCGACAACGTGTTGTGCAAATTGCTGATGAATTAGCATATAACGCCGAAAAATTGCAAACCAATCGCAAGTGGACAAAGTCAATTGCAGTAGTAACCACGTTATCGGCAGAACAAGAGCAAGTAGACGAGTATTATCGTAAAATTTGGCGTGGTATTTATGAAGCATCTGAAAAAAAGGGTGTCAAAGTAAGTCACATTTTTCGATTACAAAATTTGTCTGAACCGTTGGATGTCTCTAAATTTGCGGCTGTTATTTTTGTTGGTGCAATCGAAAAATATGCTATCCATGAACTCTACTTAAAAAATCCAAACTTAGTTTTAATTGATGATCGACTTGTTCATGTTGACGGTGTGGATGCCGTAACCACTGATTTAAAAGAAAAAGTGTTTGAATTATTAAATGCTTTTTGGACATCGGGCTATCGGGACATCGCATTTGTCGGTGGCAAACGTGAATCGATGGATTTGAGTGGTCATTATGTATCAGTTGATGACGACACACGTTATGCGGCTTATAAGAGTTGGATGCAATCTAAGCATTTAGTGCCACGTGCTGTTTTGGCAGGGTGGCAGACAGCAGATGCGGTTACTGCAACTAATGAATTGTTAAACTCAAAAGAAAAGATAGATTCTATTTTGGTTGCCAGTGATCCTTTAGCTGTTGGTGTATTGAAAGTATTGTCAGAAAATGAGCATCACATTGCGGTTGCTAGTTTTAATGATGTTGAAATTGGGAAATACTTGACACCATCTCTGACAACCGTTCACATTCCAGCAGAAGAAATCGGACAAACAGCGTTAGTACAAGCTGTAGAACGTTCAACAAATACACGAAATTGGCCAACATGGTTAGTTATCCCTAGCTATATTGTTTACAGAGAGACGTTTGTTAAGTAA
- a CDS encoding histidine phosphatase family protein: MKIYAVRHGQTIFNMLDKVQGWADTPLTKKGEQDGVAAGKRLKNIPFDVALSSDTSRAIHTAEFILAENNHKRPQLTYTPDWREFFFGSFEGGENTVMWGAASNALGIDSQTPDDLARQADMTKIMDTIYAVDPDHLGENATDFWQRMRQSLANLQQNYDENATVLLVTHGQLIWNLAQQYGHLKTANRPKNGAVAVFNLDKDGSFSVDNFNDVTTIF; encoded by the coding sequence ATGAAAATTTATGCAGTTCGTCACGGACAAACAATTTTTAATATGCTTGATAAGGTTCAAGGTTGGGCAGATACCCCGTTAACTAAAAAAGGGGAACAAGACGGTGTGGCAGCTGGGAAACGTTTAAAAAATATTCCTTTTGATGTCGCGCTATCATCAGACACATCACGGGCAATCCATACTGCGGAGTTTATTTTGGCTGAAAACAATCACAAAAGACCACAGTTGACTTATACTCCGGATTGGCGTGAATTCTTTTTTGGTAGTTTTGAAGGTGGAGAAAATACAGTCATGTGGGGCGCAGCGTCTAATGCGTTGGGTATTGACTCACAAACACCAGATGACCTGGCACGTCAGGCTGATATGACTAAAATTATGGATACAATTTATGCTGTTGATCCGGATCATCTTGGCGAAAATGCAACTGATTTTTGGCAGAGAATGCGACAATCCTTGGCAAATTTACAACAAAATTATGATGAGAATGCGACTGTTCTATTAGTCACACATGGACAATTAATTTGGAATTTGGCACAACAATATGGCCATTTAAAAACAGCTAATCGACCAAAAAATGGTGCAGTAGCAGTATTTAACCTTGATAAAGATGGTAGTTTTAGTGTTGATAATTTTAATGACGTGACAACAATTTTTTGA
- the proB gene encoding glutamate 5-kinase, translating to MQVVSEKSSAANDWRRIVIKVGTSTIVDASGEIKYPVINRLSQTLTQLQKSGYDIILVTSGAIGVALQQMKMVKRPTDIPAQQALAAIGQSYLMAIYNQSFAFYQQHVGQVLLTYDVFNNKQMLQHTIDAIEAMLAQHVIPIINENDVIAVDELDHQHSFGDNDRLAAIVTHETNADGLIVLSDIDALYTDNPYVNPTAKKIPLVTQVTPELMASASGSSDLGTGGMATKLYAAEYLISKQRQMILINGKNPATILDVVAGKKMGTLFKGV from the coding sequence ATGCAGGTAGTGTCAGAAAAAAGTAGTGCTGCCAATGATTGGCGCCGTATAGTGATTAAGGTCGGTACTAGCACGATTGTTGATGCATCAGGTGAGATTAAATATCCAGTGATTAATCGTTTGTCACAAACACTGACACAATTACAAAAATCAGGATATGACATTATTCTTGTTACTTCAGGGGCGATTGGTGTCGCGTTGCAACAGATGAAAATGGTGAAAAGACCAACAGATATACCGGCGCAACAAGCATTGGCAGCTATTGGTCAAAGTTATTTGATGGCTATCTATAATCAAAGTTTTGCTTTCTATCAACAGCATGTTGGACAAGTATTATTAACTTATGATGTTTTTAATAATAAGCAGATGCTACAGCATACAATTGACGCGATTGAAGCTATGCTAGCACAACATGTGATTCCAATTATTAACGAAAATGATGTTATTGCCGTTGACGAGTTAGATCATCAACATTCATTTGGTGATAATGATCGCTTAGCAGCTATTGTCACACATGAAACAAACGCTGATGGTCTCATTGTATTAAGTGATATCGACGCGTTATATACTGACAACCCTTATGTCAATCCAACTGCTAAAAAAATACCACTTGTCACGCAAGTAACGCCAGAATTAATGGCTAGTGCTAGTGGCTCATCAGATTTAGGAACCGGTGGCATGGCGACAAAACTTTATGCTGCTGAATATTTGATTTCAAAGCAACGCCAAATGATATTAATTAATGGTAAAAATCCTGCTACGATTTTAGATGTTGTAGCTGGCAAAAAAATGGGTACTTTATTTAAAGGAGTGTAA
- a CDS encoding nucleoside hydrolase, producing the protein MAQKKMILDLDTGIDDALALAYAVGDPNVDLIGIISSYGNTLIETAAQNSLNLLHLLGANNVPVFIGESHSSTTDHFDVMPISQLIHGKNGIGEVVLETAPRHVETQSGVDFLIAAAHQYADDLIFIPTGPLTNLATAIKKDPAVATLIGNTTLMGGALTVPGNVTPFTEANIHQDPEDADYAFTRQKNLTMVGLDVTLRTLLTKKETAAWRALNTTAATKFAELMDFYIDAYANLGIDKKGAALHDPLAVAVGIDASYVTTLPLAMHVTYDQKSGDYGRTIGDKDKLLVPTTTQVAVLVDTDRFVSDFQTMMLSVLNN; encoded by the coding sequence ATGGCTCAGAAAAAAATGATTCTTGACCTAGACACCGGTATTGATGATGCACTTGCACTTGCCTATGCTGTCGGGGATCCAAATGTTGACCTCATTGGAATTATATCAAGTTATGGCAACACATTGATTGAAACAGCAGCTCAAAACTCATTGAATTTGTTGCACTTGCTTGGTGCTAACAACGTGCCAGTTTTTATTGGTGAAAGTCATTCATCAACCACCGATCATTTTGATGTCATGCCTATTTCACAACTCATTCATGGCAAAAATGGTATTGGTGAAGTCGTATTAGAAACTGCACCACGTCATGTTGAAACACAATCTGGTGTTGATTTTCTGATTGCCGCTGCTCATCAATACGCAGATGATTTAATCTTTATTCCTACCGGCCCACTCACTAATTTGGCAACTGCCATCAAAAAAGATCCTGCAGTCGCAACACTAATTGGCAACACAACCTTGATGGGCGGTGCACTGACAGTTCCTGGCAACGTGACACCATTCACCGAAGCTAATATTCACCAAGACCCAGAAGACGCTGACTACGCCTTTACACGTCAAAAAAACTTAACGATGGTTGGTTTAGATGTCACATTGCGCACACTTTTAACTAAAAAAGAAACAGCAGCTTGGCGTGCCTTAAATACAACAGCTGCTACTAAATTTGCTGAATTAATGGATTTCTACATTGATGCTTATGCCAATCTTGGTATTGATAAAAAAGGCGCTGCATTACACGATCCTCTAGCCGTTGCTGTGGGTATCGACGCCAGTTACGTTACCACTTTACCTCTAGCGATGCATGTCACATATGACCAAAAAAGCGGTGATTATGGTCGCACAATCGGTGACAAAGACAAGCTACTTGTACCAACGACAACACAAGTAGCCGTCTTAGTGGATACCGACCGTTTTGTCTCTGATTTTCAAACAATGATGCTCTCTGTTTTGAATAATTGA
- a CDS encoding alpha-galactosidase gives MAEKLITFDETTQSFHLKNKDISYVLAIEEGKILSHVYFGKRVKNYTGYFKYPRLDRGFSGNLPGSLDREYSKDTLPQEFSGNNTGDYRVPAVILKSENGARTTDFRYVDYKIVAGKPADDNFPHAYVLDDDESQTLIITLADETLNAEIELSYTIYRDRSVIARHSRIVNRSETIFNIEKLASMQMDLPKQDLEVISLPGAHVRERQIERQNVAHGVTQFESRRGSSSHFMNPFIALVNKHTTEFQGNAIGLQLVYSGNHQFTLERDYQDQTRVVIGINEYNFDWQLQPQKAFETPEVLMVYSSNGLNGMSETFAKLLRERVARGQHQYSQRPIVINNWEATYFEFDENKIQTIIDSAAPLGVEMFVLDDGWFGHRDDDNSSLGDWFEYANKLKGGLHDLANRVHNNKMQFGLWFEPEMISEDSDLYRQHPDYALQVPNRGKTPSRNQFVLDFSREEIVDNVYDQMVRILDKVDVDYIKWDMNRNMTEIYSAAYPAAQQGEISHRYILGLYNLMNRLTMRYPEILFEGCSGGGGRFDAGILYYMPQSWTSDNTDAYARLKIQYGTSLAFPISSMTAHVSAAPNHQTGRSTSLKMRGDVAMAGVFGYELNLTEMTDNEKAIVSDQIKFYKAHRQLLQYGDFTRLKSPYEGNLTAWQFTSADKNDVMLFRYAGLAEAQPEFTTTQLANLDPEKKYEDVATGDVFYGDELMNIGLYDTLQKGDFTSEVTVLKAIASCTR, from the coding sequence ATGGCAGAGAAGCTCATTACATTTGATGAAACCACACAGTCATTTCATCTGAAAAACAAGGACATATCATATGTTTTGGCAATTGAAGAGGGTAAAATCTTAAGTCATGTGTATTTTGGTAAGCGAGTAAAAAATTATACTGGTTATTTTAAATATCCTCGTTTAGATCGTGGTTTTTCAGGTAATTTACCTGGGTCGTTGGATCGTGAGTACTCTAAAGATACGCTGCCACAAGAATTTTCTGGGAATAACACAGGTGATTACCGTGTGCCAGCAGTTATCCTGAAATCTGAAAATGGTGCACGCACAACAGATTTTCGATATGTGGATTATAAAATTGTTGCGGGCAAACCCGCAGATGACAATTTTCCACATGCGTATGTATTAGATGATGATGAATCACAAACATTAATTATTACGTTGGCTGATGAAACACTCAATGCTGAAATTGAATTATCATATACAATTTATAGAGACCGTTCGGTTATTGCTCGTCATTCACGTATTGTGAATCGCTCAGAAACCATTTTTAATATCGAAAAGTTAGCCTCTATGCAAATGGATCTACCGAAACAAGATCTTGAAGTGATTAGTTTACCAGGAGCTCATGTTCGTGAACGTCAAATTGAGCGTCAAAACGTCGCACATGGTGTAACACAATTTGAAAGTCGCCGTGGTTCAAGTTCACATTTTATGAATCCGTTTATTGCTTTAGTTAATAAGCACACGACAGAGTTTCAGGGTAATGCAATTGGCTTACAATTGGTTTATTCTGGTAATCACCAATTTACACTGGAACGTGATTATCAAGATCAAACACGTGTGGTTATCGGCATTAATGAGTATAATTTCGATTGGCAGTTACAGCCACAAAAAGCTTTTGAAACACCAGAAGTTTTGATGGTTTATTCAAGTAATGGTTTGAACGGTATGTCTGAAACATTTGCGAAATTATTACGCGAACGTGTTGCGCGTGGTCAACATCAATATTCACAACGGCCAATTGTGATTAACAATTGGGAGGCAACATATTTCGAATTTGATGAAAATAAAATTCAAACAATTATTGATAGTGCAGCACCACTTGGCGTAGAAATGTTTGTTCTTGATGATGGTTGGTTTGGTCATCGAGACGATGATAATTCAAGTCTAGGTGATTGGTTTGAATATGCTAATAAGCTAAAAGGCGGGCTACATGATTTGGCTAATCGTGTGCATAATAATAAGATGCAATTTGGTTTGTGGTTTGAACCGGAAATGATCTCAGAAGATTCAGATTTGTATCGTCAACATCCTGATTATGCGTTGCAAGTACCAAACCGTGGCAAGACACCATCACGAAATCAATTTGTACTCGACTTTAGTCGTGAAGAAATAGTCGATAATGTTTACGATCAAATGGTGAGGATTTTAGATAAAGTTGATGTGGACTATATCAAATGGGACATGAATCGTAATATGACCGAAATTTATTCAGCTGCTTATCCAGCTGCCCAGCAAGGTGAAATTTCGCATCGTTATATTTTGGGATTATATAATTTAATGAATCGTTTGACAATGCGCTATCCAGAAATTTTATTTGAAGGTTGTTCAGGTGGTGGTGGTCGATTTGATGCTGGTATTTTGTACTATATGCCACAATCATGGACCTCTGATAACACAGATGCTTATGCACGATTGAAGATTCAATATGGCACAAGTTTGGCATTTCCAATTTCAAGTATGACAGCGCATGTTTCTGCAGCACCTAATCATCAAACTGGTCGTTCAACGAGCTTGAAAATGCGTGGCGATGTTGCCATGGCTGGTGTGTTCGGTTATGAGTTGAACTTAACTGAAATGACCGATAACGAAAAAGCAATCGTGTCTGATCAAATTAAATTTTATAAAGCACATCGTCAATTGCTACAATATGGTGATTTCACACGGTTGAAGAGCCCGTATGAAGGTAACTTAACAGCGTGGCAGTTTACCTCAGCAGATAAAAATGATGTCATGTTATTTCGGTATGCCGGCCTAGCAGAAGCACAACCTGAATTTACGACGACACAGTTGGCTAATTTAGATCCAGAAAAAAAATATGAGGATGTCGCAACTGGTGATGTCTTTTATGGTGATGAACTCATGAACATTGGACTATATGACACATTGCAAAAAGGTGATTTTACGAGTGAAGTCACTGTATTGAAAGCAATCGCATCATGCACTAGGTAG